The following coding sequences are from one Diospyros lotus cultivar Yz01 chromosome 7, ASM1463336v1, whole genome shotgun sequence window:
- the LOC127805935 gene encoding ankyrin repeat-containing protein ITN1-like isoform X2, which yields MASTNLLQPHYDAELDFIDFMATRLVDRDYTRRILLNQSFPEGSHQPAPPIQDEYWKYIALHRAAVEGDWESAKKFFEKNQDAVTANINSNLENALHIAVQAGKKAIHVVKNLVEEMPIEALEHKNVYGQTVLSFAAIVGNMRAVVILVRKHSRLLYIRNKYMLLPVHLAATYDHKDTFQYLLSVTQDQHGVVRPFADRSGVRLVIQVIFSGYYDEALKLIDRYPELAKLQLPNGDSVLSAIALKLSAFPSGSHLSFWESAIYSCVPLKLDKYAKERSRFDIEDPVPKHNLAQTFVRSFYIPVSQRLQAMLHKVLAFLVPHIKQIGEKKQVHHQATRLVKLLCQQIATLNDYKAYESIVKGPLLSAAKLGVKEVVEDILDSFPDAVWFSDDESRFVFELAILHRQEKVFNIIYQMDLCKHLLSHRFDKEKNNILHLAGRLAPPSRLNLIPGAALQMQRELQWFKEVEKFVRPQNKLEKNSQGKIPAMLFTTEHKDLVREGEKWMKDTANSCTIVASLIATIAFAAAITSPGGNSSDSGLPIFSKKIAFIIFAISNALSLFTSSTSLLMFLSILTSRYEESDFLYVLPKRLIIGLVTLFLSITTMMVAFTATLYLGASKYKECILISSVAVASVPIYIFTSLQFPLLLDLIYSTYGTIFGKKNDSSIFLQSPTGK from the exons ATGAGTACTGGAAATACATAGCATTGCACAGAGCTGCTGTGGAAGGCGATTGGGAGAGCGCCAAGAAATTCTTTGAGAAAAACCAAGATGCAGTCACTGCCAATATCAACTCGAACCTGGAGAATGCACTGCACATAGCAGTCCAAGCAGGAAAAAAGGCAATCCATGTCGTGAAGAATTTGGTGGAAGAAATGCCGATTGAGGCCCTCGAACATAAAAATGTTTATGGCCAAACTGTACTTAGCTTCGCTGCTATTGTTGGTAACATGCGTGCTGTGGTTATTCTGGTGCGAAAACATTCCCGGTTGTTGTATATTCGCAACAAGTATATGCTTCTACCTGTCCACTTGGCCGCCACATATGATCACAAGGATACTTTTCAATACTTGTTGTCAGTCACTCAAGACCAGCATGGTGTTGTTAGGCCCTTTGCAGACAGATCTGGGGTTCGCCTTGTTATACAAGTAATATTTTCTGGATACTACG ATGAGGCCCTAAAATTAATTGATCGGTATCCCGAACTCGCAAAATTACAACTTCCCAATGGTGATAGTGTTTTATCAGCAATTGCTTTGAAGCTGTCGGCGTTCCCAAGTGGGAGTCATCTATCATTTTGGGAAAGCGCTATCTATTCTT GTGTTCCACTGAAGTTGGACAAGTATGCTAAAGAACGTAGCAGATTTGACATTGAGGACCCAGTACCAAAGCATAATTTGGCTCAAACTTTTGTTCGAAGTTTCTACATTCCAG TGAGCCAAAGATTACAAGCCATGCTTCACAAAGTTTTGGCCTTCTTAG TGCCTCACATTAAACAGATCGGGGAGAAAAAACAAGTGCATCATCAAGCAACTCGGCTCGTGAAATTGTTGTGCCAGCAAATTGCAACTCTAAATGACTACAAGGCTTATGAATCAATTGTGAAAGGCCCACTGCTTTCCGCAGCAAAATTAGGAGTTAAAGAGGTGGTGGAAGACATATTGGATTCGTTTCCCGATGCAGTTTGGTTTTCTGATGATGAATCTCGTTTTGTATTCGAATTGGCAATTTTACATCGTCAGGAAAAAGTTTTCAACATCATATATCAGATGGATCTATGCAAACATCTCCTGTCCCACCGCTTCGACAAGGAAAAGAACAATATCTTGCACTTGGCGGGGAGACTGGCGCCTCCAAGCAGACTAAATCTTATTCCTGGTGCAGCACTTCAAATGCAACGTGAGTTGCAATGGTTTAAG GAAGTCGAGAAATTTGTGCGACCCCAAAATAAACTGGAGAAAAACAGCCAAGGAAAAATTCCTGCAATGCTATTTACTACAGAACACAAGGACCTAGTACGTGAAGGAGAGAAATGGATGAAAGATACAGCAAATTCATGCACAATTGTGGCATCCCTGATTGCCACGATAGCGTTTGCAGCTGCAATCACCAGTCCCGGCGGCAATAGTAGTGACAGTGGCCTCccaattttctctaaaaaaattgCATTCATCATCTTTGCCATTTCAAATGCATTATCTTTATTCACATCCTCCACTTCTCTATTGATGTTCTTGTCCATCCTGACTTCACGTTATGAAGAAAGCGATTTTCTTTATGTTCTTCCTAAGAGgctgataattggtcttgtcaCCTTGTTTCTTTCCATAACAACCATGATGGTAGCCTTCACTGCTACCCTCTATCTTGGGGCGAGCAAATACAAGGAATGTATACTAATTTCTTCAGTAGCAGTAGCTAGTGTTCCAATCTATATTTTCACCTCCTTGCAATTCCCACTCCTCTTGGATCTAATCTATTCAACATATGGTACcatttttggcaagaaaaatgatTCCTCCATTTTCTTACAATCACCTACAGGCAAATAG
- the LOC127805935 gene encoding uncharacterized protein LOC127805935 isoform X1 yields MASTNLLQPHYDAELDFIDFMATRLVDRDYTRRILLNQSFPEGSHQPAPPIQDEYWKYIALHRAAVEGDWESAKKFFEKNQDAVTANINSNLENALHIAVQAGKKAIHVVKNLVEEMPIEALEHKNVYGQTVLSFAAIVGNMRAVVILVRKHSRLLYIRNKYMLLPVHLAATYDHKDTFQYLLSVTQDQHGVVRPFADRSGVRLVIQVIFSGYYVDEALKLIDRYPELAKLQLPNGDSVLSAIALKLSAFPSGSHLSFWESAIYSCVPLKLDKYAKERSRFDIEDPVPKHNLAQTFVRSFYIPVSQRLQAMLHKVLAFLVPHIKQIGEKKQVHHQATRLVKLLCQQIATLNDYKAYESIVKGPLLSAAKLGVKEVVEDILDSFPDAVWFSDDESRFVFELAILHRQEKVFNIIYQMDLCKHLLSHRFDKEKNNILHLAGRLAPPSRLNLIPGAALQMQRELQWFKEVEKFVRPQNKLEKNSQGKIPAMLFTTEHKDLVREGEKWMKDTANSCTIVASLIATIAFAAAITSPGGNSSDSGLPIFSKKIAFIIFAISNALSLFTSSTSLLMFLSILTSRYEESDFLYVLPKRLIIGLVTLFLSITTMMVAFTATLYLGASKYKECILISSVAVASVPIYIFTSLQFPLLLDLIYSTYGTIFGKKNDSSIFLQSPTGK; encoded by the exons ATGAGTACTGGAAATACATAGCATTGCACAGAGCTGCTGTGGAAGGCGATTGGGAGAGCGCCAAGAAATTCTTTGAGAAAAACCAAGATGCAGTCACTGCCAATATCAACTCGAACCTGGAGAATGCACTGCACATAGCAGTCCAAGCAGGAAAAAAGGCAATCCATGTCGTGAAGAATTTGGTGGAAGAAATGCCGATTGAGGCCCTCGAACATAAAAATGTTTATGGCCAAACTGTACTTAGCTTCGCTGCTATTGTTGGTAACATGCGTGCTGTGGTTATTCTGGTGCGAAAACATTCCCGGTTGTTGTATATTCGCAACAAGTATATGCTTCTACCTGTCCACTTGGCCGCCACATATGATCACAAGGATACTTTTCAATACTTGTTGTCAGTCACTCAAGACCAGCATGGTGTTGTTAGGCCCTTTGCAGACAGATCTGGGGTTCGCCTTGTTATACAAGTAATATTTTCTGGATACTACG TAGATGAGGCCCTAAAATTAATTGATCGGTATCCCGAACTCGCAAAATTACAACTTCCCAATGGTGATAGTGTTTTATCAGCAATTGCTTTGAAGCTGTCGGCGTTCCCAAGTGGGAGTCATCTATCATTTTGGGAAAGCGCTATCTATTCTT GTGTTCCACTGAAGTTGGACAAGTATGCTAAAGAACGTAGCAGATTTGACATTGAGGACCCAGTACCAAAGCATAATTTGGCTCAAACTTTTGTTCGAAGTTTCTACATTCCAG TGAGCCAAAGATTACAAGCCATGCTTCACAAAGTTTTGGCCTTCTTAG TGCCTCACATTAAACAGATCGGGGAGAAAAAACAAGTGCATCATCAAGCAACTCGGCTCGTGAAATTGTTGTGCCAGCAAATTGCAACTCTAAATGACTACAAGGCTTATGAATCAATTGTGAAAGGCCCACTGCTTTCCGCAGCAAAATTAGGAGTTAAAGAGGTGGTGGAAGACATATTGGATTCGTTTCCCGATGCAGTTTGGTTTTCTGATGATGAATCTCGTTTTGTATTCGAATTGGCAATTTTACATCGTCAGGAAAAAGTTTTCAACATCATATATCAGATGGATCTATGCAAACATCTCCTGTCCCACCGCTTCGACAAGGAAAAGAACAATATCTTGCACTTGGCGGGGAGACTGGCGCCTCCAAGCAGACTAAATCTTATTCCTGGTGCAGCACTTCAAATGCAACGTGAGTTGCAATGGTTTAAG GAAGTCGAGAAATTTGTGCGACCCCAAAATAAACTGGAGAAAAACAGCCAAGGAAAAATTCCTGCAATGCTATTTACTACAGAACACAAGGACCTAGTACGTGAAGGAGAGAAATGGATGAAAGATACAGCAAATTCATGCACAATTGTGGCATCCCTGATTGCCACGATAGCGTTTGCAGCTGCAATCACCAGTCCCGGCGGCAATAGTAGTGACAGTGGCCTCccaattttctctaaaaaaattgCATTCATCATCTTTGCCATTTCAAATGCATTATCTTTATTCACATCCTCCACTTCTCTATTGATGTTCTTGTCCATCCTGACTTCACGTTATGAAGAAAGCGATTTTCTTTATGTTCTTCCTAAGAGgctgataattggtcttgtcaCCTTGTTTCTTTCCATAACAACCATGATGGTAGCCTTCACTGCTACCCTCTATCTTGGGGCGAGCAAATACAAGGAATGTATACTAATTTCTTCAGTAGCAGTAGCTAGTGTTCCAATCTATATTTTCACCTCCTTGCAATTCCCACTCCTCTTGGATCTAATCTATTCAACATATGGTACcatttttggcaagaaaaatgatTCCTCCATTTTCTTACAATCACCTACAGGCAAATAG